A genomic stretch from Colwellia sp. Arc7-635 includes:
- a CDS encoding TolC family protein codes for MRALPHYLQCKYTATDKLTRLVMVSSRLLLMTVPLIFSSGVHANSPKIKLKPLSLEQAVKQAQTLDPWLTGNIHQQQALEALSIAANTLPDPKVSIGIANIAADSFSFSQEPMTQFQVGVSQLFPRGDTLALMNQQLKTQSMQYPYLRQDRQAQVAVTVGTLWLNAYQMQQSIALIEQNKSLFTQLIDVAEARYSSTIGQAQQQDIVRAELELSRIDDKLVQFNQLKNSYLGQLDQWLTSTNASEFNRQNIKLSSKLPEIELQKKALIMAPAHDANTVLLGYFSEHPSVIALDNKIKATAFDKALAKQKYQPEWGVSASYGYRGDDAFNNSRADLFSLGITFDVPLFTENKQDQELKAAVSKTEAVKTEKQLRLRQLLGSFSATKGRLLQLIKRKALYQDKLLPQFHQQADIALNAYTNDTGDFGDIVRARIDELNAATDFIAITVEQQKLHLALNYVFSQAQPPLSNRQIKSAQLRQE; via the coding sequence ATGCGAGCATTACCTCACTACTTACAGTGTAAATATACGGCTACCGATAAATTAACTCGGCTAGTTATGGTTTCATCTCGACTACTTTTAATGACCGTACCATTAATATTTAGCTCTGGTGTTCATGCCAATAGCCCAAAAATCAAGCTTAAACCCTTAAGCCTTGAGCAAGCAGTAAAGCAGGCACAAACACTAGATCCATGGTTAACCGGTAATATTCATCAACAACAAGCATTGGAAGCACTGAGTATTGCTGCCAATACTTTACCTGATCCTAAAGTATCAATCGGCATTGCCAATATTGCTGCTGATAGTTTCAGTTTTTCGCAAGAGCCCATGACGCAATTTCAAGTAGGTGTTAGCCAGTTGTTTCCTCGTGGCGATACCTTAGCGCTCATGAATCAACAATTAAAAACCCAAAGCATGCAATATCCGTATCTACGCCAAGACCGTCAAGCACAGGTCGCGGTAACGGTAGGAACACTGTGGCTTAACGCTTATCAAATGCAGCAAAGCATCGCTCTAATTGAACAGAATAAAAGTTTATTTACCCAGTTAATTGATGTCGCCGAAGCACGTTATTCTTCAACAATTGGACAAGCGCAACAACAAGATATTGTTCGAGCAGAGCTAGAACTCAGCCGTATTGACGATAAACTCGTCCAGTTTAATCAGTTAAAAAATAGCTATCTTGGCCAGTTAGATCAATGGCTAACTTCAACCAATGCAAGTGAATTCAATCGTCAAAACATTAAACTTTCATCGAAACTACCTGAAATAGAGTTACAAAAAAAAGCATTAATTATGGCTCCTGCGCATGATGCTAACACTGTGCTATTAGGTTACTTCTCTGAACACCCTTCGGTGATCGCACTGGATAATAAAATCAAAGCCACGGCGTTTGATAAAGCACTCGCAAAACAAAAGTATCAGCCTGAGTGGGGAGTTAGCGCTAGTTATGGTTATCGCGGTGACGATGCCTTTAATAATAGTCGTGCCGACTTATTCTCGCTTGGCATTACCTTTGATGTACCGCTGTTCACTGAGAATAAACAAGATCAAGAGCTCAAGGCAGCGGTATCGAAAACCGAAGCGGTTAAAACCGAAAAGCAGCTGCGTTTACGCCAATTACTGGGTTCTTTTTCAGCGACTAAAGGACGTTTATTACAACTTATTAAACGCAAAGCACTCTATCAAGACAAGTTGCTACCTCAGTTTCATCAACAAGCCGACATTGCACTGAATGCTTATACCAATGACACCGGTGACTTTGGCGATATTGTTCGTGCCCGTATCGATGAACTCAATGCTGCCACCGATTTTATCGCCATTACTGTTGAGCAGCAAAAGCTTCACCTCGCACTTAATTATGTATTTAGCCAAGCACAGCCACCTCTTTCAAACCGCCAAATAAAATCAGCTCAGCTGAGACAGGAATAG
- a CDS encoding efflux RND transporter periplasmic adaptor subunit: MKKNNISLIQGITLSLSSLLIGGWLTLHFFSADHDKTMVATNETKQPKYWVAPMDANFRRDKPGLSPMGMDLVPVYENENTAGEGPGTVKINPSVVNNIGVRTEKVQLAPLETEIKTVGYVNYNQDRLVHIHPRVSGWVEKLNINSVGDTVEKGQAIYSLYSPELVNAQEEFVLALNRKNTRLIKAAKNRLLALNIPNSAITALQESHKVQQQVTFYAPQSGVVENLSIREGFYVQPGTMLFSIGDLTEVWVEAEVLERQAGFVFLNDQVSMTLDFVPGKDWQGTVDYIYPTLDSQTRTMKVRLRFDNKNLALKPNMFTQVIIHGKPTENTIVIAKEALIRTGTQDRVVLALGEGQFKSIAVDVGRSDGKKIEILSGLSSDDTIVTSAQFLLDSESSKTSDFKRMSAMDMDMDMDMDMENVAQPVAHAQVSGTINSIDVSNRIVNISRGPIEKWQRPAATLDFYVASNITLSQFSEGMEINFTFAIENGEFTVITIHPNASEMH; encoded by the coding sequence ATGAAAAAAAATAATATCTCGCTTATTCAAGGTATCACGCTTAGCTTAAGCAGTTTACTCATTGGCGGTTGGCTCACTTTACATTTTTTCAGTGCTGATCATGACAAAACGATGGTGGCAACAAATGAAACTAAACAACCAAAGTACTGGGTTGCCCCGATGGACGCTAACTTTCGTCGTGACAAACCTGGCTTATCACCTATGGGCATGGATTTAGTACCGGTATATGAAAACGAAAACACTGCAGGAGAAGGCCCTGGCACTGTTAAAATCAACCCTAGTGTTGTTAATAACATTGGTGTGCGTACCGAGAAGGTACAATTAGCACCACTTGAAACAGAAATAAAAACAGTGGGCTACGTAAACTACAATCAAGACAGACTGGTACATATACACCCACGCGTTAGTGGTTGGGTAGAAAAACTTAATATTAATTCAGTGGGCGATACTGTCGAAAAAGGCCAAGCGATTTATTCTTTATATTCTCCTGAATTGGTTAACGCACAAGAAGAGTTTGTTCTGGCGCTAAACCGGAAAAACACCCGTTTGATCAAAGCCGCAAAAAATCGACTGTTAGCATTAAATATTCCTAATAGTGCGATTACGGCATTACAAGAAAGCCATAAAGTGCAGCAACAGGTAACTTTTTACGCCCCGCAATCGGGTGTAGTTGAAAACTTATCAATACGAGAAGGTTTTTATGTACAACCTGGCACTATGCTATTTTCAATTGGAGATTTAACCGAGGTTTGGGTCGAGGCTGAAGTATTAGAACGCCAAGCAGGTTTTGTCTTCTTAAATGACCAAGTATCAATGACCTTAGATTTTGTACCGGGCAAAGATTGGCAAGGTACTGTTGATTATATTTATCCAACACTTGATAGCCAAACTCGCACAATGAAAGTTCGTTTGCGCTTCGACAACAAAAATTTAGCCCTCAAACCTAATATGTTTACGCAAGTGATTATTCATGGCAAACCAACAGAAAATACCATCGTGATAGCTAAAGAAGCGTTGATCAGAACCGGTACACAAGACCGGGTTGTGTTGGCCTTGGGCGAAGGACAATTTAAATCTATCGCTGTTGATGTTGGTCGCAGTGACGGCAAAAAAATTGAAATTTTATCTGGTTTATCTTCAGACGATACTATCGTTACCTCTGCACAGTTTTTATTAGATTCTGAATCTAGCAAAACTTCCGATTTCAAGCGCATGTCTGCTATGGATATGGATATGGATATGGATATGGATATGGAAAATGTTGCACAACCGGTTGCTCATGCGCAAGTCAGCGGCACAATTAACAGCATTGATGTCAGCAATCGCATAGTCAATATCAGCCGTGGACCAATCGAAAAATGGCAACGCCCTGCTGCCACTTTAGACTTTTATGTTGCCAGCAATATTACGCTGTCTCAGTTTAGTGAAGGCATGGAGATAAACTTCACTTTTGCTATCGAAAATGGTGAGTTCACTGTTATTACTATTCATCCTAATGCCAGTGAAATGCATTAA